One genomic region from Uloborus diversus isolate 005 chromosome 2, Udiv.v.3.1, whole genome shotgun sequence encodes:
- the LOC129216965 gene encoding LOW QUALITY PROTEIN: FGFR1 oncogene partner 2 homolog (The sequence of the model RefSeq protein was modified relative to this genomic sequence to represent the inferred CDS: deleted 1 base in 1 codon) codes for MSVTVQQLLSDAKRLVTRLRDHDNSADTLISQAQTLNNNIENMKQYHEEVEKLNSLAHQRPRSALILNIQQENRHIRELQQENRELRAMLEEHQSALELIMNKYRQQVKRIAETAKAEQAWVQQDYSQDLQKRTEKIEEMVVVMNKAVEIDEENFTKEQEILKRLIKQNKLIRDVLELNKGQRSTTAQNSVSERADEGVQTDS; via the exons ATGTCAGTTACAGTTCAGCAACTATTGAGTGATGCAAAGCGGCTTGTGACTCGGCTGAGGGATCATGATAATTCTGCGGACACACTGATATCGCAAGCTCAAACTCTTAATAATAACATTGAAAAC ATGAAACAG taccaTGAAGAAGTAGAGAAACTGAACTCTTTAGCACATCAGAGACCAAGGTCAGCTCTCATCTTAAACATTCAGCAAGAAAATCGACATATTCGTGAATTGCAGCAAGAAAATCGTGAGTTGAGAGCTATGCTTGAAGAACACCAATCAGCTTTAGAACtcataatgaataaatataggCAGCAAGTAAAGCGCATTGCTGAGACTGCAAAAGCTGAGCAAGCATGGGTTCAACAAGACTATTCTCAa gacTTGCAGAAGAGGActgaaaaaattgaagaaatggTTGTTGTGATGAATAAAGCTGTGGAAATTGATgaagaaaattttacaaaagagcAAGAAATACTGAAGCGgttgattaaacaaaataaattaattagagATGTATTAGAACTGAACAAAGGACAGCGAAGTACAACTGCACAAAATTCTGTTTCAGAAAGGGCAGATGAAGGTGTACAAACTGATTCGTGA